A region of uncultured Carboxylicivirga sp. DNA encodes the following proteins:
- a CDS encoding hemolysin III family protein, whose protein sequence is MKNNVKYYSPIEERLNIFSHLAGFIAGLLAFAFLIVKSIQLNSLIHFGVYTIYSLCILTLFLASTLYHNAKSDQTRMRLKIFDHTAIYLLIAGSYVPFIVLGLNNTWGYVILGIVWLLAIAGIILKLFFTGRFKLVSTISYVLLGWMVVIASKSLIDNLSSLALIWLAIGGAFYTIGAVLYMIKQLPFNHAIFHFFVLGGAFSHFWAVYFYL, encoded by the coding sequence ATGAAAAACAACGTTAAGTATTACTCACCAATCGAAGAAAGACTCAATATCTTTTCGCATTTAGCTGGTTTTATTGCCGGTTTGTTGGCATTTGCTTTTCTAATAGTGAAATCGATACAATTAAATAGTCTTATTCATTTTGGAGTCTATACGATTTATTCCCTATGTATTCTTACACTTTTTCTGGCATCAACATTATATCATAATGCCAAATCGGATCAGACACGAATGCGATTGAAAATTTTCGATCATACTGCCATTTATTTGCTGATTGCCGGAAGTTATGTGCCATTTATCGTGTTGGGTTTAAATAATACATGGGGCTATGTTATTCTCGGTATTGTTTGGTTACTCGCTATTGCCGGCATTATTTTAAAACTGTTTTTTACCGGTAGATTTAAATTAGTTTCCACTATTAGCTATGTTTTGTTAGGATGGATGGTAGTAATTGCATCAAAATCGTTGATAGATAATTTGTCCAGTCTAGCCTTAATATGGCTGGCTATTGGAGGAGCTTTCTATACAATTGGTGCAGTACTTTATATGATTAAGCAACTACCTTTTAATCATGCCATCTTTCATTTTTTTGTGTTAGGTGGAGCTTTCTCACACTTCTGGGCAGTTTACTTTTATTTGTGA